The Diadema setosum chromosome 4, eeDiaSeto1, whole genome shotgun sequence genome window below encodes:
- the LOC140227829 gene encoding uncharacterized protein codes for MELEKYVQLGKDCGLQGAELVEFARTERDKYLEEKRRDEKLERDERQVQREEITKQKRIELEIAQYRSVNEKGTNTVRSSLPSLPAFRADSDDLDAYLLRFERYAKQSQWPEECWAPALGNLLTGRALEVYSLLPANEADDYESLKDTLLRQFALTEEGFRKRFREARQRMGESFGQFATRITGYATRWVEMSGTSKSYEGLLELTVREQLLECCDRGLSVFIRERNPRSVKEMADIADRYRDAHGHGGSGKSARDDNKSRNQGNEASQAKKGGATSRDNQGCFVCGKQGHFASKCPDRKTDQSKLTSKQYVPKSKQTGATCVVGVCPTHDAHERGNVSGTPSVKLMCGHELPLLSGGCNVGTDMPTCDGMLNGKRVKVLRDTGCNTVVVKRQLIEESQLTGEVQTCVLIDGTVRKVPLAKVEIDSPYLVGTTHALCMTNPIYDLIIGNVSGARQPGDEDIGWSGEDAREKPSAEEMTTSGSEAESAEAESSKGTTQNGITTTSDSRDRPHTDERVKQSPTPLPTTNESAAVETRGMRKSKERPWKRLGSADQPTIPATREEMIREQARDATLEKLRKLAEKGEAKAVGKGSEVRYFCRDNLLFREYRSPYVERGKIFTQLVVPQPYRSEVLRLAHDSPLAGHLQTKKTADRILAHFYWPGIQADVKRYCASCDSCQRTTPKGKIGKVPLTIPPLIDTCFRRVAVDLIGPLEPITERGNRYILTIIDLATRYPEAVALPRIEAERVAEALVEVFSRLGIPNEILSDNGTQFVSGVMKEAPQLLGVKQFHTTPYHPMANGACERFNGTLKQMLRRMCQERPRDWDRFLPALLFAYREVPHESLGFSPFELMYGRVVRGPMTVLKELWTKEIPEEETKTTYQYVIDLQNRLEQTCELAKEELSKTSRKYKKHFDVKTKERRFECGDKVLLLLPTTRNKLQMQWRGPFEVVQRIARDDYRLLVNGKERTYHANLMKRYIGREEEKVNDAESENQGQLEANYVSVVDDQVDDDGSVPLSFPSIEASESVHDVKCSDELDEEKMKEVKSLLLEFSDVMTDVPGRTDIIEHAIELKTNEPIRSRPYPVPRSLKETIREEVNTMLRMGVIERSTSPYASPVVLVKKKDGKNRFCVDYRKLNAKTVVDNEPIPNIEELMAEIGNAKFFTKIDLAKGYWQIPVVEEDRKKTAFVTPDGQYEFKVLPFGLVNAPAVFTRMMRALLEGLPHVVHYIDDILIYSSSWQEHLNDIRQVCHRLRQAHLTARPTKCHVACKSVEFLGHIVGQGKMKPTPEQIQKVMATTRPTTKKEVRAFLGLVGYYRKFIPNMSTIAAPLTDATKKNEPDKIRWDESHEQAFCTLRDRLVDFPILRLPDDDKEFVLRTDASDVGLGAVLMQESEGKYFPISYASRKLLKRERVYPIVERECLALAWAVRKFSYFLYGRAFQLQTDHYPLAHLTHARMQNPRVMRWALALQAYQYRVQVIKGSENVGADYLSRCPTE; via the coding sequence ATGGAGTTAGAGAAGTACGTACAATTAGGTAAAGATTGTGGACTGCAAGGTGCAGAACTAGTGGAgtttgcccgcactgaaagagaCAAGTATCTCGAAGAAAAGAGACGAGATGAAAAGttagaaagagatgaaagacAGGTACAGAGGGAAGAAATAACCAAGCAAAAGAGGATTGAGTTAGAGATAGCTCAATATAGGAGTGTCAATGAGAAGGGAACAAATACTGTAAGGAGTAGCTTACCAAGCTTGCCGGCGTTTCGCGCTGACTCTGACGATTTGGACGCTTATCTGTTGCGCTTTGAGAGATATGCAAAACAAAGTCAGTGGCCAGAGGAATGCTGGGCTCCTGCATTGGGGAACCTTTTGACCGGGCGCGCTTTAGAAGTTTATTCTCTCTTACCGGCAAATGAAGCCGACGACTATGAAAGTCTGAAAGATACACTCTTGCGGCAGTTTGCGCTAACTGAAGAAGGCTTTCGCAAACGTTTTCGAGAGGCGCGGCAGAGAATGGGCGAATCATTTGGGCAATTTGCAACGCGCATAACCGGATATGCTACTAGATGGGTAGAGATGTCGGGTACAAGTAAGTCCTATGAAGGGCTACTAGAGCTAACGGTGCGTGAACAGCTGCTCGAATGTTGTGATCGTGGATTATCTGTTTTCATTCGTGAGAGAAACCCACGATCGGTGAAGGAGATGGCAGATATCGCAGATCGGTATCGGGACGCACACGGGCATGGCGGCTCCGGTAAAAGCGCACGCGACGATAATAAGTCTCGTAACCAGGGCAACGAAGCAAGCCAAGCAAAGAAAGGGGGCGCTACGTCACGTGACAACCAGGGTTGCTTTGTCTGTGGTAAGCAAGGACATTTTGCTTCTAAGTGTCCAGACCGTAAAACTGACCAGTCGAAATTAACTAGCAAGCAGTATGTGCCAAAGTCAAAACAGACGGGGGCAACATGTGTGGTAGGAGTATGCCCTACTCATGATGCTCACGAGAGAGGGAATGTTAGTGGCACACCTTCTGTTAAACTGATGTGTGGTCACGAGTTACCCCTTCTTAGTGGTGGGTGTAACGTAGGCACAGACATGCCGACATGTGATGGTATGTTGAATGGTAAAAGAGTGAAGGTGCTGAGAGACACTGGTTGCAACACCGTAGTGGTGAAACGTCAACTGATTGAGGAATCACAGCTGACTGGTGAGGTTCAAACTTGTGTGCTCATAGATGGTACTGTGAGAAAAGTGCCACTAGCAAAAGTTGAAATCGATTCACCATACCTTGTTGGAACAACACATGCTTTATGTATGACGAATCCTATCTACGATTTAATCATAGGTAATGTTAGTGGTGCTAGGCAGCCTGGCGACGAGGACATCGGATGGAGCGGAGAGGATGCTAGGGAGAAGCCGTCAGCTGAGGAGATGACGACCTCCGGTTCAGAGGCAGAGTCCGCGGAAGCAGAGTCTTCGAAAGGGACAACGCAGAACGGCATCACAACGACCTCCGACAGTCGTGATCGTCCCCACACTGACGAGAGGGTGAAGCAGTCACCGACACCCCTACCTACAACCAACGAAAGTGCAGCAGTAGAGACAAGAGGCATGAGGAAATCGAAGGAACGGCCTTGGAAGAGACTAGGATCAGCAGACCAGCCGACGATCCCTGCAACCAGGGAGGAGATGATCAGAGAGCAGGCACGAGATGCTACGCTGGAGAAACTTCGAAAGTTGGCGGAGAAAGGTGAGGCTAAGGCTGTAGGGAAAGGAAGTGAGGTCAGATATTTTTGTCGTGACAATCTTCTCTTCCGTGAATACAGGTCTCCCTACGTCGAGAGAGGAAAGATATTCACGCAGCTAGTGGTGCCCCAGCCGTATCGCAGTGAAGTACTCCGACTAGCTCACGACTCCCCTCTAGCAGGTCACTTGCAGACAAAGAAGACGGCTGACCGGATCCTTGCCCACTTCTATTGGCCAGGGATTCAAGCCGATGTCAAGCGTTACTGTGCATCATGCGATTCATGTCAACGCACTACGCCTAAGGGTAAGATAGGGAAAGTACCCCTGACCATCCCCCCTTTGATTGATACATGTTTTCGTAGAGTGGCGGTCGATTTGATCGGACCACTTGAACCGATCACTGAGAGAGGGAATCGATATATCTTGACGATAATCGATCTTGCAACTAGATACCCAGAGGCGGTAGCGTTACCACGAATCGAAGCAGAACGAGTAGCAGAGGCGTTAGTTGAAGTGTTCTCGAGGTTAGGCATTCCTAATGAGATACTCTCTGATAACGGCACTCAATTTGTTTCAGGTGTGATGAAAGAAGCACCTCAACTCCTGGGAGTGAAACAATTTCACACGACACCATACCACCCGATGGCGAACGGCGCCTGCGAGAGATTCAACGGCACTCTGAAACAGATGCTGAGGAGAATGTGCCAGGAGCGACCTCGTGATTGGGACCGCTTCCTGCCAGCTCTTCTCTTCGCATATCGAGAGGTGCCTCACGAAAGCCTTGGCTTTTCTCCTTTCGAACTCATGTACGGCCGAGTGGTGAGAGGACCCATGACTGTACTAAAAGAACTGTGGACCAAGGAGATCCCTGAGGAGGAAACGAAGACTACGTACCAGTACGTCATCGATCTCCAAAACCGACTCGAACAGACGTGTGAACTCGCCAAAGAGGAGCTGTCCAAAACATCAAGGAAGTACAAGAAACACTTCGACGTGAAGACGAAGGAGAGACGCTTCGAGTGCGGCGACAAAGTGCTACTCCTGTTACCGACGACGAGGAATAAGCTGCAAATGCAATGGCGAGGTCCATTCGAAGTCGTGCAGCGAATCGCCAGAGACGATTACCGACTGCTAGTGAACGGCAAGGAAAGGACCTACCACGCCAATCTTATGAAACGGTACATtgggagagaagaagagaaagtcAACGATGCCGAGAGCGAAAACCAGGGACAACTGGAGGCGAACTACGTCAGCGTCGTGGACGACCAAGTAGATGATGATGGATCGGTGCCCCTCTCATTTCCCTCCATCGAAGCGTCGGAAAGCGTGCATGACGTGAAGTGCAGTGACGAGCTAGACGAGGAGAAGATGAAGGAGGTAAAATCCCTCTTGCTGGAGTTCTCGGATGTCATGACCGATGTCCCAGGACGGACCGACATCATCGAGCACGCCATCGAACTGAAAACGAACGAGCCGATACGTTCTCGCCCATACCCAGTCCCCCGGTCACTGAAGGAGACCATCAGAGAGGAGGTCAACACCATGTTGAGGATGGGAGTGATCGAAAGGTCGACATCGCCATACGCATCCCCCGTGGTCCTTGTAAAGAAAAAGGACGGGAAGAATCGCTTCTGCGTCGACTATAGGAAGTTGAACGCCAAGACAGTCGTCGACAACGAACCAATCCCAAACATCGAAGAACTGATGGCAGAGATAGGAAATGCAAAGTTCTTCACCAAGATCGATTTGGCCAAAGGCTATTGGCAGATACCCGTGGTCGAAGAAGACCGGAAGAAGACCGCGTTTGTCACGCCAGACGGCCAGTACGAGTTCAAGGTACTACCATTCGGGTTAGTAAATGCCCCAGCAGTGTTCACTCGGATGATGAGAGCTCTGCTGGAAGGCCTGCCCCATGTCGTCCATTACATCGACGACATTCTGATCTACAGTTCCTCATGGCAGGAGCACCTGAATGACATCCGACAAGTCTGCCACCGACTACGACAGGCTCACCTTACAGCGAGACCGACAAAGTGTCATGTCGCGTGTAAGTCCGTGGAGTTCTTGGGACACATCGTAGGACAAGGAAAGATGAAACCTACCCCAGAACAGATCCAGAAGGTGATGGCAACAACGCGACCGACCACCAAGAAGGAGGTGAGAGCATTCTTAGGGCTCGTGGGATATTATCGGAAGTTTATTCCAAACATGTCCACGATCGCCGCTCCCCTCACAGACGCGACGAAGAAGAATGAGCCTGACAAGATAAGATGGGACGAATCCCATGAGCAAGCATTCTGTACACTACGAGACAGACTAGTCGACTTCCCAATTCTAAGACTACCCGATGACGACAAGGAGTTCGTTCTACGGACCGATGCATCCGATGTGGGACTCGGCGCTGTGCTGATGCAGGAAAGCGAGGGGAAATACTTCCCCATCAGCTACGCTTCTCGAAAACTGCTGAAACGCGAGCGCGTGTACCCAATCGTAGAGCGCGAGTGTCTAGCTCTTGCGTGGGCGGTCAGAAAGTTCTCGTACTTTTTGTATGGCCGAGCATTCCAGCTGCAAACTGACCACTACCCGCTTGCTCATCTAACACACGCGCGAATGCAAAATCCAAGAGTCATGCGCTGGGCGCTTGCACTGCAGGCATATCAGTATCGTGTACAGGTAATCAAAGGCTCAGAGAATGTTGGGGCTGATTACCTCAGCAGATGCCCTACTGAGTAG